The genomic interval AGACGATATTTCGATGAAAACACCTTTCAATTAGGGGAAAAAAATTATGATATTTCGATTAAATTCAGTGGGGGTGCAGCAAATTTTCCTAGAGATGCGAAAAATGCTGTGGAACTTTTTAGAGCTGCTGGCAGCGCCCTATTTAGGGCGAAAAGAGAAGGGAGGAATAGGGTTTGCTTAGCTGAAAGTGAAAATATGATTCTTAAGTCCAATTATTATACAAAAACTCAACTAGAGAGATTATCAGAGCTATCAAAAAAAACAGATAAAACAGAGGCTTTTTTATTAAGGGAAGCTCTAGATGATTTGTTTGAAAAACATAGTAAATAATACAACAAAAATTAGCAAGGAGGGCATGGATTCCATCCTACTGGCAAATAATAAAGCTATATCAACTATAATAGAGGAGGTAAAAAATGGAGTTGGTTTGTCCTATTTGTAATAGTTTAGCCAGTTATATTGTAAAATGTCCTTTTTGTACCAGTAAGATGGAATCCCAGGGGGCAATACAGGATTATTTTGATGATTACAGTCCTTATCTAGACAAGGAAATTACAGAAAAGTTGGATGGTGTCGCTTCAGAACAATGTCTTCATATCTTTTTTTGTCCACAATGCCAAAAAGATAAAAGAATAGGGATAGATAAAATTCTAATGTAAATGTGAAAAGGAAGATTATAGGTAATAAAGAATAGATTGAAATTGTCTTGATGAAATACTATAATGAATTATAACTATAAAAATTTTAATTTGGAACATTATTAAAGTCGTTGTTAACCATCCTGCTAACGCTGTATAAACTATAGGCCAAGTATTATATGGAATAATTTGGTCTACAATTCAGAGGGATTAAAATTCCTCTAGATCAACAAATTAAGTGATATTTAATTATATTAGATTTAAAGTTTGTTAGATATAAACTATTATAGTAGTATATATAGTTTAATAGTGTGGGTTAAAAAAGGGGGGAGTGCAATGGAATCAAACGATAAAATCATAAAAAAACTAAAGTATGTTCCAGAGATTAAAGGTGTTTTAAGAAGTAATTATATTGAATTGCCTAGTTGTATAGCAGAGGCCAGTGGCATAAAAATATTTGGAAAGAGGATTAAATCAATTTTATTTAGTACTGATGTTGCTATTATTAAAAACACCAATGCTGATGCTGTTATTGCTGTCTATCCTTTCACACCTCAGCTAGTAATTACACAAGCTCTTATGCTAGCTTCAGATGTACCTGTGTTTTGTGGGGTAGGGGGTGGATTAACCACTGGAAAACGATCTATCAATATAGCCCTTCATGCAGAATTTCAAGGTGCTATTGGGGTTGTTATGAATAAGCCAACACCTAACGAGCTTATTACAGAGTTAAAAAGTACTATTGATATTCCTGTGGTTATTACTGTTGTAACAGAGGATGAAGACATTGAAGGTAGACTTGCAGCAGGAGCAGACATTTTAAATGTTTCAGGGGCATCAAAAACCACAAATATCATTAAAAAAATCCGGGAAATAAGTAAGACTGTCCCTATTATAGCAACTGGTGGAAATAGCAGGGATTCAATACTAAGAACCATTGAAGCAGGAGCCAATGCTATTACCTATACACCACCATCAACAGGAGAGATATTTACCGAAGCCATGAAGAAATATAGAGGAGAATAGAGAAACAGCTAAGGCTTGCCTTAGCTGTTTCTCTATAAAACAGATACTTAATAGCTGTTTAAAATTCTATCAATGCTGTGGAAGTTAGGCTGTAGCTTTTGAAAGGTTGTCACGTATTTAAATCCTATGTTTTTTAGATGCTTTAAAGCATTTGGAAAATCAAAAGCCAGATGTTGAGGTTGATGGGAATCGGATCCTAGAGTGATAATTTCTCCCCCTAAATCATGGTATAACTTGACAATATCAATAGAAGGATGATAATCTCCTAGTTTGTATCGAAGACCAGAGGTATTTAATTCAATACCCTTACCCTTTTCAATAACCTTTTTTAAAATATTAACTGTAAAATCCTTATATTCTTCTAAAGGAAGGGCCATATCAAATCCACCATAACGCTTTATTATATCTAAGTGACCCAACACACTGTAATCAGTATAATTATCTACAACATAGCTTAATTCTTGAAAATAGACGGCATAGGCTGTTTTTTGTTCTTTATTATCAAAGAAATTTCCAAAAAATAAATCTTTTTTTTCTACAGAATGAATGGAGCCAAGAATAAAATCAAAGGAATAAGCTTTGACATCTTCCTTATATCTATCTAATATATGGGGTTGTAGGCCAAATTCAACACCCTTATGAATCGTGATTTTACCCTCATAAATCTTCTGCAATTCTTCAATAGAAGAAAAATACTCATAAAAGTCAAACTGAAAATCATTGTTGTTACCATCATAATCATAGTCAGTGTGATCTGTGAAACACAATTCCTTTACACCCTGTTTAATAGCAGCCTCTATAGCTTCCTTCATCTTCATGGATGAATCGGGAGAAAAATTACTGTGAACATGAAAATCATACATAAAATTGCCTCCTAAACCAATATTTACGTCTTTATCATCCTCTATTTTATCCTTAGGCAGTGATGAAGTCAAAAGATATTTATAGCTTTTCTCTTCATATCCTCTGTACCTCCGCTACCTTCCCTTTTTAAAATATCAGCAAATTGACTATGGAATTTTTAGGTCTGTTTTAAATAAGGAAATTCATCATAAACAGATATTCCATTGAGATTTGTCATAGCTATTTCATCCTTTCCTATAATCATGCTATATTGTATCAATTACCACCTATAGTTTGGCGAAATTTCAGTATTATTATAAGGAATAGACTGTAAACTTAGGAGAAAAAAATCACTAAAAAAGAAAGAATTTGCAAGATTAAAACAGAAACAATCAAAAATGACTTTTAAATAAAATATATTGCATATAATAACAATACATATAAAAAATTTAAAAGGGGAAAAATTTATAAAAAAATGATGAATATACTGATTTTATCGGAATACAATAAGAAAAAGCTAGTAATTATAAAATTATAACAAATAAAAAAAGAAATAAAAACTGAAACACTAGACAATAATTTTTAACAAAAAGAAATTTAAAAAAATTAGAAATTCAATTGACAGAAAAAAGATGCAATGCTATAATGAAATAACAAAACAAAACACGGAAGGGAGAAGGATAATGTGAAAAAAAATAATGTGTGTAAAGAAACAACAAAGGAATATAATAAATGTGGGATATATACTTGCATCCACTGTGTTTTGGGGAATTGTATGCTAGAACAGTGCGAAATCTTCGAGGAACGACTTGTGCAAGAACACTAAAATAAATTTCATATATAAATTACCGTTACTTGGAATTAAATATAAGGTGAAGTATTTTTTACTTCACCTTTCATTATGTTTAAAATTCATAATTTTAAAATCATTACAAAGACTCCTTGATTTTTTGATGTTGAAGCTGATACAAATGATAATAAAGACCTTTTTTCTGTAAGAGTTGCTGATGATTACCATGCTCATAAATTCGTCCCTTATGTAGTACGATAATTTTATTACAGCTTTGAACAGTAGATAGTCTATGGGCAATGGCAATAGTAGTTTTATTCTTAATTATCTTTTCGATTGTAGCTTGGATAAGTTTTTCTGTTTCTGTATCGATGTTGGAGGTAGCTTCATCTAATATTAAAACCTTTGGATCATACATAAGGGCCCTAGCAAAGGATAACAGCTGACGTTGTCCAGTAGAAAGATTGTTGCCCTTTTCTACAATAGGTTCATTATACTTATTGGGAAGCTTTTCAATAAATCTATGGGCGTTAACATATTCTGCCGCTGATTTAATGGCTTCATCAGAAAAGTTATTGTTGTTCAATACAATATTTTCTTTAATTGTGCCAGCAAACAAGAATACATCCTGCATGAGAATGCCAATATTTTTCCGTAGATCCTTCAAGGGAATCAATTGAATATTGACACCATCCATTAATATTTCTCCTTTTTGGACATCATAAAATCTACCCATAAGATGAATAATTGATGATTTCCCCGCTCCTGTCGGACCCACAAAGGCAATAGATTCACCAGGGTTAATTTTAAAACTAATATCCTTTAAAACCCAATCCTCCTCTTTATAGGCAAACCAAACATTTTTAAATTCAATTTCTCCTTTAAAGCAATGATTTTCCATAGGATTTTCAGCATTTTGAATGCTAGGCTCCTCATCTAATAAAGCAAAAATTCTTTCGGAGGAGGCCATAGCAGATTGAAGAACATTATATTTTTCTGTCAAATCCTGAATAGGCTGAAAAAATTGTTTAATATAGTTAATAAAAGCAAAAAGGATACCGAACTCTATTTTACCCTGTAGAACCTTTCCCCCTCCATACCAAAGTATAACAGCGATGCCTAAGGAGCGAATAATTTCCATGGTAGGTCTAAAAACAGCATAAATAAGATTTTGTTTTTTATGGGCATACAAAAGCTCTTGATTATTTCTATCAAATTCTTCAAATTGTTGACTTTCTCTATTGAAGATGTGAATAGTTTTCATACCATTAAAGTTAGCATTTAAAAGGGCGTTGATTGTACCTAATTTTGCCCTCACTTCTCTATAAATAGCCCTTACTCTTGAACGAAAAAAAGTTGCTGTAAGGAGAACGATAGGAATCAAGGCAAAACATAAAAGGGCCAGCTGTAGATGCATTTTCACCATAATAATCATAATTCCCACCAATAGAAAAATATCTTTAAAGAGATTAACCAGAACACCTGTATACATTTCGTGGAGGGTTTCTGTATCGTTGGTAACTCTTGTCACTAATCTCCCTACTGGATTGTGGTCGAAAAAACCAAGAGACATTTTTTGCAAATGCTCAAACAATTGTTGACGAATTTCAAAAACAATTTTGTTACTGGTATAATTTAATAGATATATTTGAAGAAAATTTAAAAAGAAGCCTAAGAGAATCAAAAGAAAATAGAAAAAACTGAGGTTGCGAAGACCACTTATTGCTTCTCTACTATAAACCTCCATATAATCATCTATGGCCAGTTTAATGATATAGGGACGGGCTATATCGATACCAGCTATTAGGGTTAGTAAAAATATGGATAGGAGGATAAATAGCCAATAGGGTTTGGCATATTTCAAAAGTCTAGCCATTAGCTTTTTATCGTAGGATTTACCTACATTTTCTTCGTTAAAGCGATGAAAACCTCTCATCTTAAAATCACCTGTCCTTTAGTTCTTAAGAATTACTTCTTCCAAAAGCTGTTTTTGATAAAAATCATAATATAATCCTTTTTTCGTCAAGAGGGATTCATGATCACCTATCTCTATAATTTTTCCTTCCTCTAAAACAATAACTTTATCACAATGTTTTAAAGTAGAGACACGATGGGCAATTATGATAGTAGTTTTATTTTTCATTTCAGTCCTAAGGGCCTGCAGTATTCTTTCCTCGGTGTCGGTATCTACTGCTGAAAAGGAGTCATCAAAAATAAAAATTGATGGATTTTTTATTAAAGCTCTTGCAATAGCAAGTCTTTGTCGTTGACCTCCAGATAGGGTAATACCCTTTTCTCCCACCATTGTTTCATATTGTTTAGGAAATTCCATAATATCCTGGTGAAGACCTGCTACCTTAGCTACTCTTTGGAGGTTTTCTATGTCGTAGGAATCTGCACCAAACCCTATGTTTTCTGTAATGGTGGTGGAGAATAAAAAGCTATCTTGATCAATGAATCCAATGTTTTTTCTTAAAGATGCCAGTTTAATGTTAGTAATAGGATTGTTATCTATGGATATACTGCCTTCCTTCACATCATAAAGTCTAACCAAAAGATTAGCGATAGTTGTTTTTCCACTACCGGTTTTACCTATAATCCCCAGACTAGAGCCAGCAGGAATTTTTAAGGAAAACTCTTCTAAAATATTTTCAGAACTATTGGAATAACCAAAGGTGACCCTATCAAAAACAATAGAGCCCTTTACTTTTTCTAGGTTTTTAGCGTCATGGAAGTCTTGGATTTCTGAGGATTCCTTTAGAATACTATTAATTCTATCTATAGAAGCTCTGCCCCGCTGCATAATATTAATTACCCAACCGATAGAAGAAATAGAAGACACTAGTAATGCTAAATAAGTAGTGAAGGCAACAAAATCCCCTAAAGT from Natronincola ferrireducens carries:
- a CDS encoding diguanylate cyclase, translated to MIEKIDGIMTKEEFHEVVEKKIKTSSETFTLAMIDIDNFETVNSYYGEVIGDKVIQKIASVLKQNLRTTDLLGRYNKDEFHVLFGNTNAETGFIMIEEIRRYFDENTFQLGEKNYDISIKFSGGAANFPRDAKNAVELFRAAGSALFRAKREGRNRVCLAESENMILKSNYYTKTQLERLSELSKKTDKTEAFLLREALDDLFEKHSK
- a CDS encoding hydrolase, whose protein sequence is MESNDKIIKKLKYVPEIKGVLRSNYIELPSCIAEASGIKIFGKRIKSILFSTDVAIIKNTNADAVIAVYPFTPQLVITQALMLASDVPVFCGVGGGLTTGKRSINIALHAEFQGAIGVVMNKPTPNELITELKSTIDIPVVITVVTEDEDIEGRLAAGADILNVSGASKTTNIIKKIREISKTVPIIATGGNSRDSILRTIEAGANAITYTPPSTGEIFTEAMKKYRGE
- a CDS encoding histidinol-phosphatase HisJ family protein, giving the protein MYDFHVHSNFSPDSSMKMKEAIEAAIKQGVKELCFTDHTDYDYDGNNNDFQFDFYEYFSSIEELQKIYEGKITIHKGVEFGLQPHILDRYKEDVKAYSFDFILGSIHSVEKKDLFFGNFFDNKEQKTAYAVYFQELSYVVDNYTDYSVLGHLDIIKRYGGFDMALPLEEYKDFTVNILKKVIEKGKGIELNTSGLRYKLGDYHPSIDIVKLYHDLGGEIITLGSDSHQPQHLAFDFPNALKHLKNIGFKYVTTFQKLQPNFHSIDRILNSY
- a CDS encoding ABC transporter ATP-binding protein gives rise to the protein MRGFHRFNEENVGKSYDKKLMARLLKYAKPYWLFILLSIFLLTLIAGIDIARPYIIKLAIDDYMEVYSREAISGLRNLSFFYFLLILLGFFLNFLQIYLLNYTSNKIVFEIRQQLFEHLQKMSLGFFDHNPVGRLVTRVTNDTETLHEMYTGVLVNLFKDIFLLVGIMIIMVKMHLQLALLCFALIPIVLLTATFFRSRVRAIYREVRAKLGTINALLNANFNGMKTIHIFNRESQQFEEFDRNNQELLYAHKKQNLIYAVFRPTMEIIRSLGIAVILWYGGGKVLQGKIEFGILFAFINYIKQFFQPIQDLTEKYNVLQSAMASSERIFALLDEEPSIQNAENPMENHCFKGEIEFKNVWFAYKEEDWVLKDISFKINPGESIAFVGPTGAGKSSIIHLMGRFYDVQKGEILMDGVNIQLIPLKDLRKNIGILMQDVFLFAGTIKENIVLNNNNFSDEAIKSAAEYVNAHRFIEKLPNKYNEPIVEKGNNLSTGQRQLLSFARALMYDPKVLILDEATSNIDTETEKLIQATIEKIIKNKTTIAIAHRLSTVQSCNKIIVLHKGRIYEHGNHQQLLQKKGLYYHLYQLQHQKIKESL
- a CDS encoding ABC transporter ATP-binding protein, encoding MISFKILKPFFLKNKWFYILGVLWLLLVDILQLFIPEILRGITNRLETNLLTQRQLALYALYVLLIGVTIGFFRFLWRMFIIGASRNLEYQLRNKLFSHLLTLSSSYYQRHKTGDLMAHLTNDIHAVRMALGPGIVALTDAIFLNIAVMVMMLRTTDYRLTVLALLPMPLLVVFMTKFGKIIHKRFKAVQEAFAAVTDKTQENLSGIRVIKAFVQEEAEINAFKEKNLLLLQRNLDLAKTFGIFHPLLQFLSSLSFTIAIWYGGILVIEEIITLGDFVAFTTYLALLVSSISSIGWVINIMQRGRASIDRINSILKESSEIQDFHDAKNLEKVKGSIVFDRVTFGYSNSSENILEEFSLKIPAGSSLGIIGKTGSGKTTIANLLVRLYDVKEGSISIDNNPITNIKLASLRKNIGFIDQDSFLFSTTITENIGFGADSYDIENLQRVAKVAGLHQDIMEFPKQYETMVGEKGITLSGGQRQRLAIARALIKNPSIFIFDDSFSAVDTDTEERILQALRTEMKNKTTIIIAHRVSTLKHCDKVIVLEEGKIIEIGDHESLLTKKGLYYDFYQKQLLEEVILKN